A genomic region of Pseudomonas sp. MPC6 contains the following coding sequences:
- a CDS encoding EscU/YscU/HrcU family type III secretion system export apparatus switch protein, with product MKTPDTPRQAIALKYDGSHAPTLTAKGDDALAEAILKIARDYEVPIYENAELVKLLARMELGESIPEELYRTIAEIIAFAWNLKGKFPEGQDPDGPMVEKDITDRGDDY from the coding sequence ATGAAAACCCCTGACACCCCACGCCAGGCCATCGCCCTCAAGTACGACGGCAGCCACGCCCCCACCCTCACGGCCAAGGGCGACGACGCACTGGCCGAAGCCATTCTGAAAATTGCCCGCGATTATGAAGTGCCGATCTACGAGAACGCCGAACTGGTGAAGCTGCTGGCGCGGATGGAATTGGGGGAAAGTATTCCAGAGGAGTTGTATCGCACGATTGCCGAGATTATTGCGTTTGCGTGGAATCTCAAGGGGAAATTCCCTGAGGGGCAGGATCCGGATGGGCCGATGGTCGAGAAGGACATCACCGATCGCGGGGATGATTATTAA
- a CDS encoding flagellar hook-length control protein FliK — MTGEMNILPLPPTAPAPPRAQAVSGELLKLLTPMEGLISTGQSAKAEVLSLKQAEQTFQLLLKVTLDSGRQTTVQATSAQPLLQGTRLAITQPSAGNLAVTVQQAVASSVATLTRIDTAQLPAGTLLQGKVQTSQALPQVPGQPTVFRSMVSLLNTALSGRTLSIDSPQPLRIGTLLSARVQDAQTLQFVPLSSRQEQLAVTQQLVSQQSRQGSLDGLLKILQNLPADQTSSDVRAAVDKLLAGLPDVHQLSTPKGLAQALASSGLFLEAKLLGGQNPTLAPDMKGDLLKLIAQLTPGLPANTNLNALIAANTLAQAMPGFVRSALGMLGQVSAKPSPTSFPLPERLLQSADGEDDLEHLLRLAAAAVSRLQSHQLSSLEQTGMTSDGRLMSTWQLEIPMRNMQDIVPLQVKFQREDAPEQQQPKERQEERPPKQHLWRVELAFDMEPLGPLQVQAQLISGSLSSQLWAERPYTASLIESNLAALRQRLLDSGLNVGDIDCHLGTPPQGAQTRLEQRWVDETA, encoded by the coding sequence ATGACAGGCGAAATGAACATCCTCCCGCTACCGCCAACCGCGCCTGCGCCGCCACGTGCGCAGGCGGTCAGCGGCGAGCTGCTCAAGTTGCTGACGCCGATGGAGGGTTTGATCAGCACCGGTCAGAGCGCCAAGGCCGAAGTGCTGTCGCTCAAGCAGGCGGAACAGACTTTTCAACTGCTGCTGAAGGTCACCCTCGACAGCGGCCGCCAGACCACGGTCCAGGCCACCAGTGCCCAGCCGCTGCTCCAGGGCACCCGCCTGGCGATCACCCAGCCATCGGCAGGCAATCTGGCGGTCACCGTGCAACAGGCCGTCGCGTCCAGCGTCGCCACCCTCACCCGCATCGACACCGCGCAACTGCCGGCCGGCACCCTGCTGCAAGGCAAAGTGCAGACCTCGCAAGCGCTGCCCCAGGTGCCGGGCCAGCCAACGGTCTTTCGCTCGATGGTGAGCCTGCTCAATACGGCGTTGAGCGGCCGCACTCTAAGCATCGACAGCCCGCAGCCGCTGCGCATCGGCACCTTGTTGAGCGCCCGGGTGCAGGACGCCCAGACCTTGCAGTTCGTGCCGTTGAGCAGCCGCCAGGAACAACTGGCCGTGACCCAGCAACTGGTCAGCCAGCAGAGTCGCCAGGGTTCGCTCGACGGGCTGTTGAAAATCCTGCAAAACCTGCCCGCGGATCAAACCTCCAGTGATGTGCGCGCGGCCGTGGACAAGCTGCTCGCCGGCCTGCCGGACGTTCACCAACTCAGTACGCCCAAGGGCCTGGCCCAGGCACTGGCCAGCAGCGGGCTGTTCCTCGAAGCGAAGCTGCTCGGCGGGCAGAACCCGACGCTGGCACCGGACATGAAGGGCGACCTGCTCAAGCTGATCGCACAATTGACCCCGGGATTGCCGGCCAACACCAACCTGAATGCGCTCATTGCCGCCAATACCCTGGCCCAGGCCATGCCGGGGTTCGTGCGCAGCGCCCTCGGCATGCTGGGGCAGGTCAGCGCCAAACCGTCGCCGACCAGCTTCCCCCTGCCCGAACGCCTGCTGCAAAGCGCAGACGGCGAGGACGATCTCGAGCACCTGCTGCGCTTGGCGGCTGCAGCGGTTTCACGCTTGCAAAGCCATCAGCTGTCGAGCCTGGAACAGACCGGCATGACCAGTGACGGACGCCTGATGAGCACCTGGCAACTGGAAATCCCGATGCGCAACATGCAGGACATCGTGCCATTGCAGGTCAAGTTCCAGCGCGAAGACGCTCCCGAACAGCAGCAGCCAAAGGAACGTCAAGAAGAACGCCCGCCCAAACAACACCTCTGGCGCGTCGAACTGGCGTTCGACATGGAGCCGCTGGGGCCGTTGCAGGTGCAGGCGCAGTTAATCAGTGGCAGCCTCTCCAGCCAGCTATGGGCCGAGCGGCCGTATACCGCGAGCCTGATCGAAAGCAATCTGGCGGCACTGCGCCAACGCCTGCTGGATTCAGGCCTGAACGTCGGCGACATCGATTGCCACCTCGGCACACCGCCGCAAGGCGCCCAAACCCGTCTCGAACAACGCTGGGTCGACGAAACCGCATGA